The nucleotide sequence CCACTTTTAAAATGGCTGGTACGCCCCTGGCTGTGTCCAAATAGAACACAGCCAACCGTGAACGCAAAATCTTGATAGACATGTCTCGCAGTGCGGACATCCTGTATCCACGAACGCTACTTCAGCATGCTGGTGACCCAAAAAAGCAAGATGCAGGTATTGTGCCTGTCAGACTCAAGGACGAGGCGGTCACACCCAAGGTCACAGCTTCAAGACATGCCTGGCGACAAGTGTACGCTGTGAGAAATTTGGTCTTTTAGGAAATTGGCTCTAATAGACACCTTCAGCTTGCTACCGAAATGCCCAGGGGAAATTGCACGGACCAGGATGAATCCGCAGCTCTGCGTCATAGAATCCAGTAGATAATCAGGAGATAATGTGCTCATCATTTCAGCTTAGTAggttctgaagaacaaaaggtgaataaatgGGCTTGCCATCTTCCATTTCTACCTGTATGTATGGAGCGGAAACTGGCATGCCATTCGCCTActtcattggccttttaaaagaacaatcagagatgataggttctcaagatcaaaccccattctgtccgttcgacacaacgtcgagagaccgacagaaagggaactatgtctttagatgtgtataaagatcttacataaagaagcgttatgtttttctaatcttagaatgagctatttctatctacatacatcgcGGGTCTGCTTGCATGGAATTctgcattttgtttctacagtagccctaagtggacaaactactctacaaAGCATGTTCCGTAAATACCGTATCTCCTTAGGCAAGAAGTGAGAGTGACTTTGTCCTGTTAGAGCCACtatagtgcttcgaaaaggaggGGCAAGTGGTGGAGTTAggcgttggttgcaatttgtaacctcacccctagatgccgCTACTATCTACACATTGCTACTTCAACTAACATTatcaaatattaatacattttgaaaaactttattacttattttttgtaaatgtgtaagCTTATATGAacttatgttaaaaaataaaactttattgtagagtgtaaacaaatattaacaaaattatgtcaaaagaaaaaaattcaacaagTGTAAATATATATGCTCTTGACTCGAAAAGGACTTCTTTATACTTCTTCGGCAGTCATAAAACATTCCCAGCTGAAAAGGTCGGCCAAGACATGCCAGTTCAATTGTGCCAAAGTCAGACATCTTTCtgatagaaaaaaaatactttttgttaaaaatgccATAAAAAGTAATGACAGAGGATAAAAAATATgagagaaaaaggtttattGTTTATAGACTAGCAGCACTTTTGATTCACACCacatgttgtgttcagtgtCCAAAATTAACACCATCTAAAAATTATATACTAGTTCAAATTTATTTAAGTAGATAAATATTTGGAAATTTCAACATAAAGTAGAATGTGATAACATCATGCTTCTGCTTCAGAGAGACAAGCTAATTATATTTGCAAGGGACATATCTCCAAACCAACATTTGTAAATGCAGCAACAGAATGCTagtttcacgagttcacctacacagataacagtgatatagatagggataatgataaagcttggttatgcgtatttggcgtgctgtccgggaagcaggctccgagctcgccagatctatccgagcccgaaacactctaccttagtacgggtgagtgcgccgagctcggaaccggtctgagcccagagcacaccccccgGGTTCCTGCAGGATAATGAGCTTGGCAGAGGAGCCggggtgggggaggggtgcttaatcttaggagaacgagcaggtaagatggtttccctatttattagctaGCTCGCTAGGCTGATTGTGTATacgttgtgattgctgattacACACCAGCTGGCTggttatatgctccggctcctcccgaactttgttaattaaacatcatttcacgagttcacctacacagataacagtgatatagatagggataatgataaagcttggttatgcgtatttggcgtgctgtccgggaagcaggctccgagctcgccagatctatccgagcccgaaacactctaccttagtacgggtgagtgcgccgagctcggaaccggtctgagcccagagcacacccccaTAAAGCGAGAAAGTGGGACAGCCGCCGGAGTACGTATACCCCCCAACATGATGCCAAGCGCTGCGGAGGCGTGGCCTGTGTTAAGGTAGAGACGAGAGGATGAGGGCTCCTTGGGAGATGTTGTTTGTTATGGGACGAGAAAGGGGTAGGGGTTCCCCCGAGGATGGTTCAGActgagaagataaaagaagGTGGGTGCCCAATGCAGTGATGAGAAGTATGAATCTAGGAGGTGCTGGCAGTAGTGCTTGGAGAGATTGTAATATTAGGGTTTTCGGGAACTATCCAAATGAACGCTGCTTCATTGCTTCATGCCCCTGTTGTTAAGACTGATACTGGAAAGAGGCAACTGAAGGCGGGGGCCGGCTGTAGCAGAGCGCCTGATGGAGGCTCCTGCTGTGGTGATTGCTGCTGTGATGCTTGCTTCGTGGAAAGTTGTAGATGGCCGAAGGCGAGGcagaagcactggcctctgcggaggcgaatGCTGCGGCGACGCCGGCTTCGATGCCTcagatggaagctctggcctctgagGGACGATCGCTGTGGTGACGATGGCTTTGACGTCTtcgatggaagcactggcctctgcggaggcgatcgctgcggcgacgctggcttctgcacataagatggaagcactggcctctgcggaggcgatcgctgcggcgacgctggcttctgcacttaaaatggaagcactggcctctgcggaggcgatcgctgtggcgacgctggcttctgcacataagatggaagcactggcctctgcggaggcgatcgctgcggcgacgctggcttctgcgcattagatggaagcactggcctctgcggaggcgatcgctgcggcgacgctggcttctgcacataagatggaagcactggcctctgcggaggcgatcgcagcggcgacgctggcttctgcgcattggatggaagctctggcctctgcggaggcgatcgctgcggcgacgctggcttctgcgcattagatggaagcactggcctctgcggaggcgatcgcagcggcgacgctggcttctgcgcattggatggaagctctggcctctgcggaggcgatcgctgcggcgacgctggcttctgcgcattagatggaagcactggcctctgcggaggcgatcgctgcggcgacgctggcttctgcgcattagatggaagcactggcctctgcggaggcgatcgcagcggcgacgctggcttctgcgcattggatggaagctctggcctctgcggaggcgatcgctgcggcgacgctggcttctgcgcattagatggaagctctggcctctgcggaggcgatcgctgcggcgacgctggcttctgcgcattagatggaagcactggcctctgcggaggcgatcgcagcggcgacgctggcttctgcgcattggatggaagctctggcctctgcggaggcgatcgctgcggcgacgctggcttctgcgcattagatggaagcactggcctctgcggaggcgatcgcagcggcgacgctggcttctgcgcattagatggaagctctggcctctgcggaggcggtcactgcggtgatgctggcttctgtgccttagatggaagcacaggcctctgcggaggcgatcgctgctgcGACGCTGGCTTTGGCACTGTGATGGAACTACTGACCTCTGTGGAGGTGGTCACtgctgcgacgctggcttcAGCCCTTGTGACGGAAGCATAGGCTTCTGTGGATGATTCTTAGTTGCCGCACTTGGCTCCATGCTTGAAATGGGAAAGCTGGCCTTGGCTGAGGCTGTTGCTGTGGCAACGCTGGCTTCTTTGCTTGAAACGTAGTGTTGGTCTCTGCCAGGgtagtcgctgctgcgatgttgACTCCTGCTGTTAAAACTGCTGCTGCAGAGCCTGAGACTTGAGCACTGGCCCCTGAGCCGGCTGAATCGGCGGTGAGATCTCCTGTAAGTGAGATTTCGGCTGGCATGGAGGATGTTCGAACTCATGCGTGTGAAGTATGAATTCTCTAGATGATCTTGGAAATGAGGGTTCGATGAGCTTCCCTGATGATAGAGCGATCGGACCTGATGTAGCTCTTAAAAGCTTCCGATGTCCAGCGCCCTAGTGCTTGGATTTGAGAGTGCGAGAGGCCTTTTTGGGCTGCTGTGGTTGCTGCGCCTATGCGGAAGGAGTGGCCGGAAAAGTGGTCTGCAGGGATACCGGATAGGAGCAGGACAGCTTTGAGGtgcttttggaaccaaaagCGTGTAGCTGGGCGGTTAGACTCGTCGACGAATAGAGGATCCGATGTGGTTGTGGTCTGGGATTTCCTGAAGTGGAGGTAGGCTAGGAGGGTCTGATAAGGTTGAATTGGTGAGtggagattgaatatgtaaatgaaatgtcctCTCCTGGTTTGGTCCGTCTTGCTCTGTTTAATGGAAAATGACATAGTCTCTGAATCGACTACTGACAGGTCGGATACCGTTGGATGGGTTAGGGGGTTGAAAATGGATGTTGTGGAAATTTCTGAACATCTTAGAAATCCAAAGAATGCTAGTATAAACATGGTGTCGAGTGTGCGATCGACGTGTTTGGAGTGGTATCCTTTACGAAGGGTGGAAATGCATCTGGTCAATATATCCAGGGTTATGGGTTGCCTTGCATCCTGGCGAGCAGGCTGGGTACGTTGAATGCCCTTGATAAGCATAGATGTTTGGGAGCTGGCTATGGCTGCGGAAGGAGAATTGAATATGAGTTTGTGGAAGAACTGGACTCCACTCATGTAgcctttaattgagctggcctggaggttttttgaagagtttaggaaGGAGATGAAGGAGGTGATGGTGATGACAGAAAAATCGGGAAAGGGAATGTTGAATGCCAGGTGAAAAGACTTGAAGCTTTTCCATGCAGTTAGATAAGATTGGAGGGTCCTGAGGGAGACGGCTTGGATGATGGAGTTTAGAGAGGCATCGATGAGGGTTTTTAGGGGGTGGTTAACTGGAATATCAGCTCCGAATAGGGAGGTACCGGTGTTGGCAAAGGATCTGCTTCGGGTGCCAGCAGCCTGAACTTCTGGAAGGCAAAACGAGAAAGGGCGTCAGCAATCTGATTTTTTGATCCGGGAATGTGTTTGGCAGTTAGAATGAATTGGTCACAGGCTGAGATCCAGATGAGGCGTCTGAGGAACGGCATTATGGCGGGGGAGTGGGAGCGgcctttgttaatacaatgaacAGTTGCCTCGTTGTCACAGTGCACGATTATGCTGGAAGCTGACCACTCTTTTCCCCATAGGGATGCTGCGACGACCAGTGGATATAGCTCAAAGAGAGCTGAGGATGCTAAAGCATAAGGGATCTCTAAAACCTGGGGGGGCCAGGTGGACGCGAACCAACGGCCTTGGTAAAAGCCTCCGAAACCGACGGAAGGGGCGGCGTCTGTGAATAGGCGAATATCGACGGGGGAAGAGGCCATGTCACTGTAGAAAAATGACAAGCCGTTCCATTGTCTGAGGAATTTTATCCATAGGCTCAGCTCGTCGAGGCAGGAGCTGGATATGGATAACGAGTCCTCTAAAGCGTGTGCGGATGACGCGAGAGAGAGGAGGTGTGAAACGAACGGGCGACCTTGCGGGATTATTCTCATCGCGAAATTTAGATGGCCGAGAACAGACAGAAGCTCGCGTTTTGAGCAGCGGGGATTTGATAATAGGGAGGACGCGATCAAGATCGTTCTATCGATTTTCTCTTTCGGCAGAGAAGCCTGGAATTTAAGCGAGTCTAATTTAATTCCGAGAAATTCGATGGACGTGCTGGGACCTGAAGTTTTGTCTGGGGCGAGGGGAACGCCGAGATTTTTGAAAACCTGTTGGACTTTTGCTAGATGTGCAGCCGGAAACGAGTCGGGAGACGAGATGATTAAAAAGTCATCCAGTAGGTGGATAAGGTAGGGAATTGCATAATTGTTAGAGAGAATCCAGCAAATTGCCTCCGACAACATGTCGAAAATTTTTGGGCTGCTTCTGCAGCCAAAGGTGAGACGgacagaaaagtaaaatttaTTGCGCCATCGAATGCCGAAAAGGTGCCAGAAGTCTGGGTGGATTGGCATGACTTTAAATGCTGATGTGATGTCGACTTTTGCTAGCCAAGCGCCATGACcggcatgttttattaaagtgatggcTTGATCGATGTTATGATAGTGCAGGGAAAATTCCTCGATCGGAATGAGGCTATTAATGCTAGGGAAGGTAGAGCCGTGTGGTGACGAGAGATCGAAAATGAGGCGCTTTTTTCCAGAGAATTTACGAGTCGCTATGCCAATGGGGCTGATCCGAAATGCAGGAAAAGGGGGAGCGTCGAAGGGGCCAATAATGAAATTAGCGTCGATCTCCTTTTTAATGAGGAAATCGACTGACTCTGGTTCGGCGAGCGCAGACTGGAGGTTGGGGCATATTAAGCTGTGTGACGGAAGACTGACGACGCCGGGGTTGAAACCGTTCGAGAGACCGGTCAGAAGATAGTCAGTGAATTGAAAGTCGGGGTGCAAGGACAATTCTGaagacaaacaagaaatgttcaCGGGAGTCGAAAggtaattttttagttttttattctgCGTTTGAGACAATGGGCACACGATTCGTGCGTGTGCTCCGCTACAAAATGAGCACACATGCAGGAAGCGACAACGCTGCCTGACGCATCTTCCGGCGTTGAAATTCCTACAAGCCTCCAAATTGCCAGGTTGCCCTTGGGTTTGGTGAACTGGGCGGGTTGGCAGGCGCGGAACAGAGCAGGTAGACTGGGGAGGCGAAGCTGAGCGTGGGGGAAGAGAGGGAGTGACTAGGGGACAATCTAATGTGGTATGCGCAACTGAGCGACACACCGCGCATGTAATATTGCGGACGCCCAGAAAAACCCTGTTATGCAGCTCAGTGTCCAATGCTCCCCAGTAGGGgcactggttccactgagcTATACGAATTGCACATTTGGCGGAGAAAAGTCTGTGATACGTGTAAAAATGCGCGCCCCCATAGGAGAGAGCGAGCTCTGCCACGATAGCGAGATAATCGCCCAGCTCGCGTCTCCTATGAGGGAACGCAGTGCAGATCACGTCAGTGTAGCGGGAAAAAGCAACGATGAATTCGGGGAAAGAAAGCGTGCGGGTGTGGTTGGGTGACTGATTTTTAAGCGTGAGCGACAGATCGCCGTAAGTGATCTGTCGCTCGTTTGACGGAGGTGATAAAGGTGAGAGGAGTAAATAAAGATCTGTGTCCGCACCTGCCAAGATCTGTGACCTGATGTTGCCTGGGACGGGGGGCGGTTCCAACGCTGGTGCGTTGATTGGCACTGGCATTGCTGTCGCTGTGGCCAATGTGAAGCCTGATCTGCTCTGCGGGAGAGATAAAAGGGAGGGGATTGCAGCCGCCTGAGCGGCTAGCGGAGCCATGCTC is from Triplophysa dalaica isolate WHDGS20190420 chromosome 3, ASM1584641v1, whole genome shotgun sequence and encodes:
- the LOC130417620 gene encoding uncharacterized protein LOC130417620, which gives rise to MSETPVINDASTDRNPSAPTSASHCSSSGSDSVADSPASSRGRQLRRSAPRKAKIRGDTPSLVPERRPPPSPASSYTSTHNTIPAIHKWTVQGLRLALSNADIEFHRRMTKAELYCLYASSLADTAPPKSAPQRSTDKPGTARGSPYSRPGQSTNAARRGRPPATRHSRPSASAGTATDLPDASNRPVEVFQQLVPLAVGQLQPPANTTPAVNTAGRPRNVGSPALGAPVLSHPFPAPGSWPTAPPSTTSARLPQLAMQVPVISHFTAPLEAAASASMAPLAAQAAAIPSLLSLPQSRSGFTLATATAMPVPINAPALEPPPVPGNIRSQILAGADTDLYLLLSPLSPPSNERQITYGDLSLTLKNQSPNHTRTLSFPEFIVAFSRYTDVICTAFPHRRRELGDYLAIVAELALSYGGAHFYTYHRLFSAKCAIRIAQWNQCPYWGALDTELHNRVFLGVRNITCAVCRSVAHTTLDCPLVTPSLPPRSASPPQSTCSVPRLPTRPVHQTQGQPGNLEACRNFNAGRCVRQRCRFLHVCSFCSGAHARIVCPLSQTQNKKLKNYLSTPVNISCLSSELSLHPDFQFTDYLLTGLSNGFNPGVVSLPSHSLICPNLQSALAEPESVDFLIKKEIDANFIIGPFDAPPFPAFRISPIGIATRKFSGKKRLIFDLSSPHGSTFPSINSLIPIEEFSLHYHNIDQAITLIKHAGHGAWLAKVDITSAFKVMPIHPDFWHLFGIRWRNKFYFSVRLTFGCRSSPKIFDMLSEAICWILSNNYAIPYLIHLLDDFLIISSPDSFPAAHLAKVQQVFKNLGVPLAPDKTSGPSTSIEFLGIKLDSLKFQASLPKEKIDRTILIASSLLSNPRCSKRELLSVLGHLNFAMRIIPQGRPFVSHLLSLASSAHALEDSLSISSSCLDELSLWIKFLRQWNGLSFFYSDMASSPVDIRLFTDAAPSVGFGGFYQGRWFASTWPPQVLEIPYALASSALFELYPLVVAASLWGKEWSASSIIVHCDNEATVHCINKGRSHSPAIMPFLRRLIWISACDQFILTAKHIPGSKNQIADALSRFAFQKFRLLAPEADPLPTPVPPYSELIFQLTTP